Genomic segment of Macaca nemestrina isolate mMacNem1 chromosome 3, mMacNem.hap1, whole genome shotgun sequence:
GTAAGGGAAGAGACCTCACTTCTTTATAAAATAGATCCAAGGAGGTCCCCATTTCCCTGTAATTAAAAACAACACACTCCTTTTGggtttgattattttatttatccctTCCCAcaaccagtaaaaaaaaaaaaaattacaatcaggcctggtgtggtggctcacgtctgtcatctcagcactttggaaggctgaggagggcggattgcttgagctcaggagtttgagaccagcctgagcaatacagtgagacccggtctcaaaattATTATACAATCAATGCAAGTACAaagattcaatttttaaaaatcaccggAGTACAAAGATGGCCACAGCCCCCGCCCGGGTTTAACTTACGTATATACAGAGTGGGTGGGGCGGGCATGGCCACAGAGGTGGtattacaaaatatacaaagtggtttctttctttacatttcaCAGAAGAACCCTGCCTCATTTCCAAATGAGAGCACTAGGAGCACAAATCATCCAGACCGTTTACCATATAACTTATGAAAAATGCTGTACAGGGGTGTGACTATAAATATCGAGTATTCGGCTCTGGTTGGGAATTGGTATCTACGGGGGGGGGGTCAGGGGAGGACTGTCTGATATCCTGACCTGCTGGGGTGGTGGAGAAGCTGGGATGGGGGAGGCCCCAGTCTTGCCACACAGCTACACCCACTCTTCCTTTCCTAGATAGGGCTGGAGCTCACTGGCCGGGAAGAATTGGAATGGCTGAGGGTGGGGCGGGGGCAGTCGTGTAATAAGGCAGGAGGCTGTGGAAGGCACAGAGAAGGCATCTAGGATGAGAAGGAGCACACCCCTTTGACCCGGGGACATACCTGTGCTAGACTGTACTCAGTGATCCCAGTTCACTGGGCAGTCCAGTTgggtacagctttccccaaaaatCTGGAGTTTTGCAGGCATGGAAAGAGGACAACTAATCAAAGCCCATCTAcgggaaaatggaaaaatgtttggAAAGAGATTCCAGTGGGTGGGTGcatggaaagaaggaagtaaacCCCGCAAGTCATCTTGCACAGAAAGTGAGGAagcagagagagggggagagctATTCCAGGCGCAGATACTCCCTGGGTTTCAAGGTGGCAGCATGCAGGCTACAAGCCTGGAGAACTTGCACGTTTTATTTCAAAAGATCCAACAGGGAAGGTTTTTGTTATCTGACCAAGAGAGGAGCATTAGGCTTTAGCCACAATGCTTTTTAATTTGGCTTCTTAGTTTGCTAAATTAAGAACCTGAGGCCCTTTTGGCAGATAAACCATATCCCCTGAATGCTATGCTACCCATTCCCCACTTTCTTCTCCTCCATCTGCcccactctctctgtctcttaggAAGACAAGAGCAGCAGGTGAGCACGTGTATCCAGCCTGAACTCTCTGTAGTTCAGGTGTGGCTCCCACTCCTGAAGCATGAGGACAAGGACACTCAAGTGAACTGCTTGGACTAGCACACCTGCCCACGTGAGGAAACCCTGACGGGGAATGTGGGGAGTAGTAGGAAGTGGGATAGACCCACACCTGTGGTCTGCAGTTTCCAAACAATGACACTATGTCCCCTGACCCGGGCTGATCTGGGGCAAGGAGGTCATGGAGCTGCTGCTCTTGGTTGCCAgactttggtttaaaaaaaagggAGAGGCCTGAGCGTCATAGTCACGGAGAATACACTTCCTTATCTTACAGAGCCTCTCATACATTCCTTCCCTGGGCCTTTTCTTTCTGAAGATGGTTTTTGAGTCTGAAAACAGGTTCTACTGACCAACCCAGCCAGGTGCAGGATTAGACCCCCGTCTAGCCAGGTGCATTCTCTAATTCTCTTTAGGTACCGTCCTGTGCCTTCCTGGAGTAAAAGACTACTGAGTGACCAGGGGCGGGAACAAAAGTGCCCTGCAGGCCTATCCACCAAGCCAAAGGGAATCGAGTTAGGTAGGACTGCACCAATTTCATTCGCTAATGGGGAACAAATCTCCTCCAGGTGGTGAAAGGGTGCAGGGTGCAGAAGTGGGAGAGAGGAGAGCATGCAAAACTCAAGGCCCATCCCCCCACCTCTGACGATCCGGGCCTCCCCCTACAAGGCTGTGCATTCGGTCTTTGAGTCTGGGGCACGGACCTCACCCTGAGCCTCTCTGCTAATGGTTATGTTATCAAAGGTCTCAGGGGCCTTGACAGGGACACCCTGcgcctcctgcccctcctccaagTCCTGGCAGCACTTGCTGCAGCGGCAGCACTTGGGGCAGCCACACAGCAAGCAGCACACGCGGCAGCACacgcggcagcagcagcagcagggcatCTGGAAAGGGCCGGTGAACTTGGAGATGACGGCGTCCCAGGGCTTTAGCGAGTGCATGCACAGTGGTAGGAAGTTCCAGTTCTGGAGTTTCTTGGGCAGGACGCGTGGACAGCGGGACTGCAGGAGTCGGAGGCACAGTACCAGGATGATGATGAAGACGACGGGAACCCCGACGCCCACCAGCACCGGCCAGCCGGCCAAGGAGAGGCCAAACACCGTCAGCGGGATCAGGAAGAAGAAGATGATCAGGTAGAAGACGGCGAACCAGCGATACTTGGCAGAGATGTTGCCCAGCCCCTTGGCCATGCGGATGGGCAGACGAGTGAACGGGATCGGGTACCACAGTAAGATGCCGGAGATGTTGAAGAAAAAGTGGCACAGGGCGATCTGCAACACAAGAGGTTGGACAGGTGAGGGCCTGTTGCCTAATGGGGGTGGCAGTAGGGAGGAGGGGACGGGGGAGGTAAGCTAGCAGGCATCACAGGTAGCACAGTCTCAGGCCTTCCAGGCCTTCCTTGTCTTTGCGGTTCAGCCCAGAGGGTACCTGGTTTCCATGAGGACCTACTACATGTCTGGGAGGGCCAGGAGCACTCAACTGTGCATTAGCTCAATCCTCAAAAAACACTCTACAGAGTGTCAATCATTATTTCTTGACATGAGATAATGGAGGCTCCTCAACTCCCACAGGTGGGAGATGGAAGAGGTGGAAATTCACATCCTGGGAGCCTGGCTCCAGAGGCCAGGCGCTTAGTCACTTTTCCAAGGCTGCCAAGGTGCAAAGTACCATGCCCAGGCTATGAACCAGCACTGTCCAATACACTAGCCGCATGTCCACACTGAGATTTGCTTTAAGTATGAAATACACactagatttcaaagacttagtccCAGAAAAGAACAATGTCAAATATCTCAATTTTTGACAGACTGATTACATGTTAAAGTGATAATGGTTTAAATCAAGCACATTATTGAAGAATGAATCTGCctgtttctacttttaaaaatgtatctgctAAAATCTTTTAGGATGACATATGTGGTTAATTTATATTATGTGCTTGAATTTCTATTTCTGTTGCATAGATTGCTTTGCCTCATCAGATCTTTATAGTAATCCTAATGAGATAGGGGTTATATCCTCCATCTTTCACATGAGGGAATTGACGCTCAGGTTAGATCACTTGCCAAAGGTCATTTGGGATGTAAATGGTGAGATAAGAATTCAAatctcaggctgggcgcagtggctcacgcctgttatcccagcactttgggaggccaaggcaagtgcatcatgaggtccggagttcaagaccagcctggccaacgtagtgaagccccgtctctactaaaaatacaaaaaaatcagtcaggcgtggtggcaggtgcctgtaatcgcagctactcgggaggctgaggcaggagaatcacttgaatccgggaggcggaggttgcagtgagtggagatcacgccactgcacaccagcctgggaaatagtgcgagactgtctcaaaaaaataaaataaaataaaataaaataaaataaaataaataaattcaaatccCAAAGGTCTTGCACAAAGTAACCTAGATGGTCCACGCCAAGGAGTTCTCCTAATTGTAAAGTTCCCCACAGGAGGCAGTGAGGAGATGGGAGGTGGTGGCTGTGCTTCTTAAGTACCCTTTCTACATCTATATCAAGGGGCCACCCCACTTCTGCTGAAACCACCACCAGTTATGGGAGTCTTACTGCCTGTCTCAGAACTGATAGTTTTGATTGTTCTCATATCAAGGTCCTGAAAACTTTACCTGTGGCTTCCCCTCCACATATCAGTTCCATCTTTTGGACAGCACAGAGAAAAGCCTGGCTCTTGTTAGAGACCAGTTTGCAAGACCATGTGTGGTCCCACCCCCAGGGCCCCTGCCCCCGGGCCCCGAGTCCTCACCTGGAGTGAACTCCTCAATGTATTGCCAGGGCTGGCTAAGGCGGCCAGgatggcggtggtggtggtgccGATGTTGGAGCCCAGCGTGAGTGGATAAGCCCTCTCAATGGTTATCACTCCGATTCCTTGGGGGGGatacaaacacaaacacatcAGCCCCATGGGATGACAGGAAATGGCAGTGGTGGCCAGAGCGAGAAGCTCAGGAATAACTCACCAATCAGGGGAGTCAAGGCCGACGTGAACACAGAGCTGCTCTGCACGATGAAGGTCATGCCTGCCCCGACGAGGATGGCCAGGTAACCAGTCAACCACGCAAACGGAAAGGGGAAATCTGGAATACAGAAGGAAGATATGTCATGGCCTCTCTGGAGAAGGAATGGGCTGATGGCCTAGGGCAGGGGCTGGGCTTACAGGTGAGGTTGTACAGGCACCTCCTCATCCTATATATGGTCTCAGATTACAGAGTAGAGTTttagaatccagtttcattccccATTGTCTTTTGCTCCACATATTCAGATGGAAAAACCAAGGATGCAGGTGAGTGTTATGGAAACAAAAACACAGACTCCCTGGAGGTCAGGTTAGAAAGAGTGAACCCACCCAAGTAACCACTCTCCTTCCAGAAAGGGCTGAGAGCATGCTTCCtcccctgccctggcctcccattAGCACCCACATTCGACCTTCAACCTTCATGTCCGCCTTAAGGAGCATCAGGAAAACACAGCAGCTTGGAACATGCCTACTAACTGAGTCCTCCACCCAACCAGCACCAGATCAGGCCCTGCATTTCCCACAAGCACTCAGAGTTGCTCTGTTCCCCCAAGACAacctggggtggggggtgaaTTTTCTTGGCTACATTTAACTGAGTTGTCATGGAGTGATGATGTCATTGGCTTAGTGAGCTCTCATTGGCCAGGACACCCTACTTGGCAGGAAATCCTCTTGGCCAGCAGTCTCATTGGCCACCTCTAGATGCTGATGTATTTACACGTCACATTTCCTTCACAAGAGTGAAGGGAGGTGGGGGTGTGGGTGGACACCTGGGGTCCTTTTTCTAAGGGGTCTTGACAGAGCCAGTAAAGCCCTGAGCATACAGGAAATCCACTAGGAAGGAAGGCCTGATTCACAGTTCTCCAGATAGGAACTCCTTCTCAGGACCTTGCCAACATGCAATGGAAGCTTGGGCCTGCTCCCTAGACCCCACCCAGGACACCAAGAACTTTTCCACATGAATGACATCCTCACTTCTGCTGCTGATCCAATCTGAGAGAGAAACTCCATGCAGAGGCCATTGCTAGATGGGAATCTAAAGTACCCTCACACCCCATGCAGTGGCCATGATGACACCATCCCTCAAGGCCCACAAGTGAGGGCAGTGCACCTACCAGTGTTGATGGTCTTCTTGATGACAGTGGCGACCTGCCCCTTGAGCACAGAGCCCAGGATCTTGACAATCATGATCAGGCAACCACAGAGGACCAGCAGGGAGATTATGAGCAAGATGATACCCACAGCAAGATCTGGGAGGTGGAAATTCACGAAGATATGCTGGCCTAAAAAGACCACGAAGAACCTTGTCAGGAGGGCATGGAGCCACCACGGCTACAGATTGTTATTTATTCCCCCAGATCCTATCTTTTCTACAAACAGATTCCTGGTTGTTAGTTTGACATATGGCAGCCCCAAATCAAGACAGctcttctcagcctcctttgcagcAAAGGGCACCACTGAGATTATGTCATAGTCAGTGGGATCGCATGAGGCTGGAAGATCAAGTGATGACtttaaaaatcacacaactacTCAGGGGCAGACCCAGCCCAGTTCTGTCTCTAAAGACCATGCTGTGGATGGTCTAATTTTTTACTAATGATAAGTATGCTTTGAGGGGTTCCATGGGCAAGTCAAAGTAAGGGGCATTGCTAATTATAAAGCCCCTTCTGCATCCCCTAGATAATTCCAGCAAAACATGGTTATACAAATTAATATATAACCATTATATAGTGCCTAGAATGTGGGAGGTGGTATGTTAACTTGATTCTTTGGGGTAATCATACCTAGAGTATTAAAGTATACTGCTCAAAATTAATgtggtgggagggtgggaagagagaagcagagatatACAAAAGTATATGTAAGGAGTAATTAGAATAATGAAGGGTGGCTGGGTTGGAAAAAACATTACAGCTTGTTAATAATCAGAGCATCATGCAAGCTCACTGTCTGTTCAAGCGCTATAGCCCCAGTGCCCTGAAATGGGGCCTGCTGTACAGTGGGGACTAATTGAGCGAATACATCTGTTCTATGTGGGTCCCACATCTTCCTTCAAATCTGGTTGTCATCTCcctaaagttattttattttgacacaAGCTacctccctgttgcccaggctggagggcagtggtgcgatcttggctcactgcaaccactgcctcctggggttcaaacaattctcatgcctcagtctccaaagtagctggaattatagacttgtgccaccacgcctgcctaatttttttgtattatttgtagtagaaacagggtttcaccatgttggccaggctggtctcgaacccctggcctcaagtgatcggcccaccttgtcttccccaaagtgctgggattatagtcatgagacaccatgcctggcccctagaGTTATTGACTAAAGGAGTCTGAACAAAGCACGTACAGGAAACCCTATAGAATCTGTTGGGCTTTTCTGAGGTGGTGTGGAGCTGGCAAAGGAAATGGACTCCAAGTTCCAGTTTTGCCCTTGCTGTGGGACCTTGGGCCTGTCACCTCAGTTCCTAAGCCATAGTTTCCTCTGCTGTGAAAGCGTGTGGCTCCTGCTTGATGTAGGGCAGGTGCTTAGTGACTCCTACTGTCCTTGTCTTCACTTACTGGGACTTCACACAGATAAATACGTCACCCCCAGACAACACCTGTCATAGCGGCCAATCCACTGAGCTCCACTCACATTTGGCGATGTTCTCCTTGTAGGTCACGTTCTTCATGGTCCAGATTTGGATGCCATCCGTCCAACAGAGGGAAGGGGAGGTGCAGTTAGCCATTGAGGGAACAGTGACATTCATCTGGGTCTGGATGACAAACATAACAAATGCCCACAACGTTGGCTTTTAGTGGGGAATGGGAGGCAATGGCAGGGGTGGGAATGAACGGGCACAGACACCACACACGGTGCATGTAGTGTGGTCCCAACAGAACAGGTCCTTTCTCTCGAAGACTTATTTGTCACCTTTATTAGAAATCTCTTAGAATAACTGAGGACAACTGAAATCAGCCTTCACCATTTAAAAACAtctagtttgtttattttagtcTCCAGTCTTTAgcaccccacaaaaaaaaatacacatatacccCAGAAGCAAGGGCAAGCCACAACCCAGGTGCAAAGCAGGCTGGGTAGGTTCCTGACAGAGGGCATGAATGCTCTGGGCCCAAGCAGGGGGAATACTCTGGAAGACTCTGGAAAGTAAGAGAGATGATACTTGCTGCCAACACCCATAGGGCGTGCTGGACTATTTCCTTCCACAAGTCCCTCCAAAAATGAGAACAGAATGGCAGGCAGAGCTAAGTCTTGTCCAAGAGGCATGGAAATAACAAATCAGGAATAATGTATCCCCGGGATGGGGCAAAAGGGAGTCTGTCTGTCCTACTGTTTACCTGCATTCAGCATTCATTCAGGGACTTGTTTTCTAAAGGCATTCACTGGTCACTTTTGATTTTTCAGGGGCTCCCAATATTTCTTTCCTCTGACTTTCTATTTAAATTCCTTGAAGGCAAGATTTGG
This window contains:
- the LOC105487825 gene encoding sodium-dependent phosphate transport protein 2B isoform X4, encoding MAPWPELGDAQPNPNNTEVPVTKFELLPTYSTATLIEEPTEVDDPWNLPTLQDSGIKWSERDTKGKILCVFQGIGRLILLLGFLYFFVCSLDVLSSAFQLVGGKMAGQFFSNSSIMSNPLLGLVIGVLVTVFVQSSSTSTSIVVSMVASSLLTVRAAIPIIMGANIGTSITNTIVALMQVGDRSEFRRAFAGATVHDFFNWLSVLVLLPVEVATHYLEVVTQLIVESFHFKNGEDAPDLLKVITKPFTKLIVQLDKKVISQIAMNDETAKNKSLVKIWCKTFTNMTQMNVTVPSMANCTSPSLCWTDGIQIWTMKNVTYKENIAKCQHIFVNFHLPDLAVGIILLIISLLVLCGCLIMIVKILGSVLKGQVATVIKKTINTDFPFPFAWLTGYLAILVGAGMTFIVQSSSVFTSALTPLIGIGVITIERAYPLTLGSNIGTTTTAILAALASPGNTLRSSLQIALCHFFFNISGILLWYPIPFTRLPIRMAKGLGNISAKYRWFAVFYLIIFFFLIPLTVFGLSLAGWPVLVGVGVPVVFIIILVLCLRLLQSRCPRVLPKKLQNWNFLPLCMHSLKPWDAVISKFTGPFQMPCCCCCRVCCRVCCLLCGCPKCCRCSKCCQDLEEGQEAQGVPVKAPETFDNITISREAQGEVRAPDSKTECTAL
- the LOC105487825 gene encoding sodium-dependent phosphate transport protein 2B isoform X2; protein product: MAPWPELGDAQPNPSKYLEGATSQQPITPDKSKETNKNNTEVPVTKFELLPTYSTATLIEEPTEVDDPWNLPTLQDSGIKWSERDTKGKILCVFQGIGRLILLLGFLYFFVCSLDVLSSAFQLVGGKMAGQFFSNSSIMSNPLLGLVIGVLVTVFVQSSSTSTSIVVSMVASSLLTVRAAIPIIMGANIGTSITNTIVALMQVGDRSEFRRAFAGATVHDFFNWLSVLVLLPVEVATHYLEVVTQLIVESFHFKNGEDAPDLLKVITKPFTKLIVQLDKKVISQIAMNDETAKNKSLVKIWCKTFTNMTQMNVTVPSMANCTSPSLCWTDGIQIWTMKNVTYKENIAKCQHIFVNFHLPDLAVGIILLIISLLVLCGCLIMIVKILGSVLKGQVATVIKKTINTDFPFPFAWLTGYLAILVGAGMTFIVQSSSVFTSALTPLIGIGVITIERAYPLTLGSNIGTTTTAILAALASPGNTLRSSLQIALCHFFFNISGILLWYPIPFTRLPIRMAKGLGNISAKYRWFAVFYLIIFFFLIPLTVFGLSLAGWPVLVGVGVPVVFIIILVLCLRLLQSRCPRVLPKKLQNWNFLPLCMHSLKPWDAVISKFTGPFQMPCCCCCRVCCRVCCLLCGCPKCCRCSKCCQDLEEGQEAQGVPVKAPETFDNITISREAQGEVRAPDSKTECTAL
- the LOC105487825 gene encoding sodium-dependent phosphate transport protein 2B isoform X1; translated protein: MAPWPELGDAQPNPSKYLEGATSQQPITPDKSKETNKTDNTEVPVTKFELLPTYSTATLIEEPTEVDDPWNLPTLQDSGIKWSERDTKGKILCVFQGIGRLILLLGFLYFFVCSLDVLSSAFQLVGGKMAGQFFSNSSIMSNPLLGLVIGVLVTVFVQSSSTSTSIVVSMVASSLLTVRAAIPIIMGANIGTSITNTIVALMQVGDRSEFRRAFAGATVHDFFNWLSVLVLLPVEVATHYLEVVTQLIVESFHFKNGEDAPDLLKVITKPFTKLIVQLDKKVISQIAMNDETAKNKSLVKIWCKTFTNMTQMNVTVPSMANCTSPSLCWTDGIQIWTMKNVTYKENIAKCQHIFVNFHLPDLAVGIILLIISLLVLCGCLIMIVKILGSVLKGQVATVIKKTINTDFPFPFAWLTGYLAILVGAGMTFIVQSSSVFTSALTPLIGIGVITIERAYPLTLGSNIGTTTTAILAALASPGNTLRSSLQIALCHFFFNISGILLWYPIPFTRLPIRMAKGLGNISAKYRWFAVFYLIIFFFLIPLTVFGLSLAGWPVLVGVGVPVVFIIILVLCLRLLQSRCPRVLPKKLQNWNFLPLCMHSLKPWDAVISKFTGPFQMPCCCCCRVCCRVCCLLCGCPKCCRCSKCCQDLEEGQEAQGVPVKAPETFDNITISREAQGEVRAPDSKTECTAL
- the LOC105487825 gene encoding sodium-dependent phosphate transport protein 2B isoform X3, coding for MAPWPELGDAQPNPTDNTEVPVTKFELLPTYSTATLIEEPTEVDDPWNLPTLQDSGIKWSERDTKGKILCVFQGIGRLILLLGFLYFFVCSLDVLSSAFQLVGGKMAGQFFSNSSIMSNPLLGLVIGVLVTVFVQSSSTSTSIVVSMVASSLLTVRAAIPIIMGANIGTSITNTIVALMQVGDRSEFRRAFAGATVHDFFNWLSVLVLLPVEVATHYLEVVTQLIVESFHFKNGEDAPDLLKVITKPFTKLIVQLDKKVISQIAMNDETAKNKSLVKIWCKTFTNMTQMNVTVPSMANCTSPSLCWTDGIQIWTMKNVTYKENIAKCQHIFVNFHLPDLAVGIILLIISLLVLCGCLIMIVKILGSVLKGQVATVIKKTINTDFPFPFAWLTGYLAILVGAGMTFIVQSSSVFTSALTPLIGIGVITIERAYPLTLGSNIGTTTTAILAALASPGNTLRSSLQIALCHFFFNISGILLWYPIPFTRLPIRMAKGLGNISAKYRWFAVFYLIIFFFLIPLTVFGLSLAGWPVLVGVGVPVVFIIILVLCLRLLQSRCPRVLPKKLQNWNFLPLCMHSLKPWDAVISKFTGPFQMPCCCCCRVCCRVCCLLCGCPKCCRCSKCCQDLEEGQEAQGVPVKAPETFDNITISREAQGEVRAPDSKTECTAL
- the LOC105487825 gene encoding sodium-dependent phosphate transport protein 2B isoform X5, with the protein product MAGQFFSNSSIMSNPLLGLVIGVLVTVFVQSSSTSTSIVVSMVASSLLTVRAAIPIIMGANIGTSITNTIVALMQVGDRSEFRRAFAGATVHDFFNWLSVLVLLPVEVATHYLEVVTQLIVESFHFKNGEDAPDLLKVITKPFTKLIVQLDKKVISQIAMNDETAKNKSLVKIWCKTFTNMTQMNVTVPSMANCTSPSLCWTDGIQIWTMKNVTYKENIAKCQHIFVNFHLPDLAVGIILLIISLLVLCGCLIMIVKILGSVLKGQVATVIKKTINTDFPFPFAWLTGYLAILVGAGMTFIVQSSSVFTSALTPLIGIGVITIERAYPLTLGSNIGTTTTAILAALASPGNTLRSSLQIALCHFFFNISGILLWYPIPFTRLPIRMAKGLGNISAKYRWFAVFYLIIFFFLIPLTVFGLSLAGWPVLVGVGVPVVFIIILVLCLRLLQSRCPRVLPKKLQNWNFLPLCMHSLKPWDAVISKFTGPFQMPCCCCCRVCCRVCCLLCGCPKCCRCSKCCQDLEEGQEAQGVPVKAPETFDNITISREAQGEVRAPDSKTECTAL